A genomic segment from Malus domestica chromosome 05, GDT2T_hap1 encodes:
- the LOC103414617 gene encoding probable glutathione S-transferase, whose protein sequence is MADKVVLLDFWPSLFGMRLRIALAEKGIEYEYKEEDLSNKSPLLLQMNPVHKKIPVLIHNGKPVSESLIALQYIDEVWNDKAPLLPSDSYLRAQARFWADFVDKKIFENRKKLRTTKGEEYDAAKEDFLDCIGVLEGELGDKPFFGGETLGFVDVALVPLYSWFLVYEKAGNFSVEAEHPKFIAWAKRCMEKESVSKSLPEQEKVYDFFMLTRKKRGIE, encoded by the exons ATGGCGGATAAGGTGGTTTTGTTGGATTTCTGGCCCAGCCTCTTTGGGATGAGGCTGAGGATCGCTCTGGCTGAGAAGGGCATCGAGTATGAGTACAAGGAAGAGGACTTGTCGAACAAGAGCCCACTGTTGCTGCAGATGAACCCGGTTCACAAGAAGATCCCGGTTCTTATTCACAATGGAAAACCGGTCTCTGAGTCCCTTATTGCGCTTCAGTACattgatgaggtttggaatgatAAGGCTCCACTCTTGCCCTCTGACTCTTACCTCAGAGCCCAGGCCAGGTTCTGGGCTGACTTCGTCGACAAGAAG ATATTCGAGAATCGGAAGAAGTTGAGGACAACCAAAGGAGAAGAATATGATGCAGCAAAAGAAGACTTTCTCGACTGCATCGGCGTGTTAGAAGGAGAGCTCGGAGACAAGCCCTTCTTTGGCGGGGAGACCCTCGGATTCGTGGACGTGGCGCTTGTTCCATTGTATAGCTGGTTTCTTGTGTATGAAAAAGCTGGCAACTTCAGTGTTGAGGCAGAGCACCCAAAGTTTATTGCCTGGGCTAAGAGGTGCATGGAGAAGGAGAGCGTGTCCAAGTCGCTTCCCGAGCAGGAAAAGGTCTACGATTTCTTCATGCTTACAAGGAAAAAGCGTGGGATTGAGTAG